The stretch of DNA CGTTCCGTCTGCTCGCATCCACCGCGCGCCATCCGGAGAACATCGCGCGGCTCGTCGCGGAGCGCCTGTCGCCCCGCATGCCTTCGTCGCCTTCGCTGCTGGACGTGGGCGCGGGCTCCGGCAAGGTGGCCCAGGCGCTGGCGCCGCGCTTCGGCGCGCTCACGTTGCTGGAGCCCAACCCGGAGCAGGTGGCGGAGCTGCGGCTGGAGAAGGCGAAGGTGCTCATCGAGCCCTTCGAGCGGTTCGACGCGTCCGAGCGCTTCGACCTGGTGCTGTGCTCCCACGTCCTGTACCACGTGCCGCCTGCCGACTGGCCGGGCTTCATCGACCGGCTCCTGTCGTTCGTGCGCCCCGGAGGCCACGCGCTCCTCGTCATGGCGGCGGGCCGCGGGCCGACCTTCGAGCTGTGTCGCGACTTCGCCGACACGCTGAACTTCGGCCAGCTGCTCCTGGACACGATGGGGCGCATGTCGCTGGCGCATGACGTGCTGCCGGCGATGAGCGGCTTCACCGCGCGCACCTTCGAGGAGATGTTCACCCTCTGCCGCTTCTTCGTGCTGGAGGGGTGTTTCACGGCCGAGCAGCTCGCGGCCATGGGGCCGGAGCAGGCGCGGGAGATGGACCGGAAGCTGCGCCTGCACGCGGAGCGCTGCCTGCGTCCGGACGGCACCTACCAGCTGGAGCAGGACGAGGACATGGTGCTCATCCCGAAGCCCTGACCCGCGTCCCGGCTCAGCGGTTCTGGCTCATCGCCTCGCGGTTGAGCGAGCCGCACTCGGCGATGCGCTGGACGCGCAGCTGGGCGAGCCGCGCCAGGGGGGCCGCCGTCTGGGGGCCCTCCAGCAGCTCCACGGCGCGGGCAATCGCGTCCAGGGTGGACATGCCCGCGGGGTGGCTCGGCTCGCGCAGGTGGAGCATCCCGGGGGGCGGTGGTGGCAGCACGAGGCGGGGGAGCAGCCGCAGCGTGGGCAGCCGCTGGCTCATCCGGCGCGCCTGGGACCAGCTGCCATCCAGCACCACCACCTGCCTGGGAGGCGGGGTGTCCTCGGGGAGCTCGGGCCCGTCCGGGAAGAGCAGCCACGTGCCCGGCTCGGCGAACAGGGAGCTGTCCAGGACGTCGGCGGGCGAGCCGTGGGTGAGCAGGGTGGCGTTGGTGAGGGCGAGCGCGGCCACCCGGCCGGTGTTGCTCTTCTTGCGAATCTCCAGCGCGTGCTGCACCAGGAGGAACCGCGTGCGCGTCTGCACGCGGGGAATCTCCGCGCACAGACACAGGTGCGATGGGAGATAGCAGCGGTCACATCGGGGGCGGAGGGCAACGCGCGAAGACATCCTCCGACATCCTGTTCCGCGGCCCCCCGGAAGAGAAGCGTTCGTTTCGGCCCCGCCGGGCGGAGGAGCCCGGCCCGCTCCCCCGGTGTGATGGAGACAGGCCAGAGGGCTCAGCCCAGCAGCCGCTCTCCCAGGAGGAACCCCACCGTCATGGCCACCACGAGCAGGGCGCCCTGGAGCTTCGGGGGCGCGGGCAGGGGGATGTCGAGCAGCCGGCATCCCGCGCCGATGAGGAGCGCCAGGGCGACACCGATGAGGGCCAGGGTCATGACCTGCTCTCCTGGGTCTCCCCGGTGGGCCCGCCGCAGTGGATGTGATTGCGCGACGGGCGCGAGGCGAGCAGCCGGTCCGTGAGCGTGTAGCCCGTCGTCATGGTGACGACGAGCAGCGCGCCGACGAGCGCCGGCGGCGCGGGGACGGGGACTCCCAGCCAGCGACAGCCGAAGCCGATGCCCAGGCCCAGCAGCAGTCCCACACACAGTTTCCAGTTCACGCGTCGTTCTCCGAGGGGATGAAGCGAGGGGGCGTCGGCGCGGCGCCGACGTAGTGATGGACCACGGGGGGCTGGGCGCCCTGGTGCAGCGCGCGCAGCTGTTCCTGCAGTGCCTTCTCCTCATGGGTGACGCGCTCGTGCTGGCGCAGGTGCTCCATCCAGGAGCCGAGGACGAAGTACTCGAGGAACCGTCCGGGCTCCGTCGTGTCCTCCATCACGCCCCACTGCACGGCGCCGTCGCGCTGTCGCGTGTCGCCGAGCTGGTGCACCAGGGGCAGGAACGCCGCGCGCCCTGTTGGGGCGATGCGGTACTCCACCGTCACCAGCACCGGGCCCTGGTCCTTCCCGAGGTCGTCGGAGACCTGGGGCGTGGGCCAGTGGGCGGACGGCGCGGTGTTGCGAGCCATGGCCTGTCCCAGGCGGAAGCGCAGCGAGAAGAAGCCCGCGAGCACCGCCGCGCCCGCCGCCACCGTCAGCGACACGGGCACGCCGAAGCGCTGGGACACCGAACCCCACACCAGGCCTCCGCCGGCCATGCCCGCGGAGAACACCACGATGTAGAGCGACAGCGCGCGGGCGCGCACCCAAGTGGGCACCGACAGGTGCGTGGCCGTCTGGAGCGAGGACAGCACGCTGATCCACGCCAGGCCGTTGGCCACCATGGCCACGCCCAGCACGGGCAGGCTGCGCACGAAGGCCACCGTCACCATGGTGAGCGCGTAGAGCAGCGTCGCCCCCAGCACCAACCGGTCCACGCCCCACCGCGCGCGCAGCCGGGGCAACACGACGGCGCCCGCCACCGCGCCCGCGCCGATGCACGTGAGCAGGAGTCCGTACGTCCCCGCGCCCGCGCCCAGCTCCTTGCGCACGACGATGGCGAGCTGCGCGGGCAGGGCGCTCGCGAAGGCGTAGAAGCAGGCGGACTTGAGCAGCACCGAGCGCAAATCTCCCGAGCGCGACGCGTACCGCAGCCCTCCGCGCAGCGCGGTGCCGAAGGGCTCCGACGGGAGCGTGGAGGCCTCCTTCACGCGTCGCCAGGACACGAGCGCCAGCAGCACGCCCAGATAGGAGACCGCGTCCACGGAGAAGGCCCACCCGGCGCCGAAGCGCGCGACGATGAGACCTCCGAGCGCGGGCCCCACCGAGCGCGCGATGTTCATCCCGATGGAGCTCAGCGCCACGGCGGGCGCGAGCAGGGGCCTGGGGACCAGCTCCGCGGTGGTGGCCGCCTGCGCCGGCATGGCCATGGCCGCGCCCATGCCCAGGGCGAACGTCAGCCCCAGCAGCGTCCACTCCGTCAGCTCGCCCACCATGGAGATCCACGCGAGCAGCGTGGCCATGACCAGCATCCACAGCTGGATGGTGATGAGGTAGCGCCGCCGGTCGACGATGTCCGCCAGCGTGCCCGCCGCCAGCGCGAACACGACGACGGGCAGCGTCGTCGCGGACTGCACCGCCGCCACCATCAGCGGCGAGCCGGTGCGCTCCGACATGAACCACGCCGCGGCCACGTCGTGCACCCAGGTGCCGATGTGGCTGGCCAGCACCGCGAGCCACAGCGTGCGGAACGTGGCGTGACGCAGGGGCGCCAGGGCCCCCACCTCCTGGGCCACGGGCGCGGGGCTCACCGCGACCTTCGCTTCAGAAGGCATGGCAGAGGCACCCCAGCGCTCCCCAGAAGCCCGTCACATCGGAGGTGGGGACCTCGTGTCTCGATGCGTGGGTCCTTCCATGTCCGTGCACGGCGCAGGCGTCGCCGTGGGCATGTGACGCCTTGGCGAAGGCCTGGCGGGCCTGGGCCAGCGTGCCGCCCTGGTAGCCACCGAAGCGGTTCACCGGCGACCAGTCCGGCATGGGCCGGGGCAGCCTGGGGGCCATCGGCTCGAAGTCTCCCGTGCCGTGCACCACCCGGCCGCCCACCACCGTCAGCACGCTGGTGATGTGCTGGATGGACTCCTCGGGCACCTGGAAGTAGTCCGAGGACAACACGGTGAAGTCCGCGAGGTAGCCCTGCTTGAGCAGTCCCTTCTTCTCCTGCTCGTGGGAGAACCACGCGCTGCCGTGGGTCCACAGGCGCAGGGCCTCCTCGCGCTCCAGCAGGTTGTCCTCGCCGTACATGGACAGGCCGCCCAGCGTGCGGCCCGTGACGAGCCAGTACAGCGCCACCCAGGGGTTGTAGCTGGCCACGCGCGTGGCGTCCGTGCCCGCGCCCACCGGCACGCCCAGCTCCAGCATCTTCCGGACGGGCGGCGTGCGGCGCAGGGCCTGCGGGCCGTAGCGCTCCTGGAAGTACTCACCCTGGTAGACCATGCGGTGCTGCACGGCGATGCCGCCGCTGAGCGCGCGCACCCGCTCGATGTTGCGCTCGGAGATGGTCTCCGCGTGGTCGATGAACCAGTGCAGGCCGTCCAGCGGCACCTCCCGGTTCACCTTCTCGTAGACGTCCAGCACCCGGCGGATGCTCTCGTCGTAGGTGGCGTGGATGCGGAAGGGCCAACGCTTGCTGGCGAGCAGGTGGACGACGGACTCCAGCTCGCCCTCCATGCCCGCGGGCAGCTCGGGGCGCGGCATGCGGAAGTCCTCGAAGTCCGCGGCGGAGAACACCAGCATCTCGCCCGCGCCGTTGTGGCGCATCATGTCGTCGCCCTGCCGGGGCGAGAGCATGCCCGTCCAGCGCTCGAAGTCCGCCTGCTCGGAGCCCTTCTTCTGGGTGAAGAGGTTGTAGGCGATGCGCACCGTCAGCTCACCGTCGGCGTGCAGCTTCTGGATGATGTCGTAGTCCTCCGGGTAGTTCTGGAAGCCGCCGCCCGCGTCGATGACGGAGGTGACGCCCAGCCGGTTGAGCTCGCGCATGAAGTGGCGCGTGGAGTTGAGCTGGTACTCCGGTGGCAGCCTGGGGCCCAGCGCGAGCGTGGCGTAGAGGATGAGCGCGTTGGGGCTGGCCAGGAGCAGGCCGGTGGGGTTGCCGCGCGCGTCGCGCTCGATGCGGCCTCCGGGAGGCTCGGGCGTGTCCTTGCCGTAGCCCACCGCGCGCAGGGCGGCGCCGTTGAGCAGGGCGCGGTCGTACAGGTGCAGGATGAAGACGGGCGTCTCGGGCGCGGCGGCGTTGAGCTCGTCGAGCGTGGGCAGGCGCTTCTCGACGAACTGGTGCTCGCTGAAGCCGCCCACCACGCGGACCCACTGGGGCGCGGGCGTGCGGGCCGCCTGCTCGCGCAGCATCGCCATGGCGTCCGCCAGCGAGCGCACGCCGTCCCACCGCAGCTCCAGGTTGTAGTTGAGCCCGCCGCGAATCAGGTGGATGTGGCTGTCATTGAGGCCCGGGACGAGCCTGCGGCCGCCCGCGTCGATGACGCGCGTGACGGCCGTCGCGAGCGCCATGATGTCTCGCTCGTCTCCCACGGCCTCCACGACGCCGTCGGTGACGGCCAGGGCTTGGGCCTGGGGGAGGTCTCTATCCAGGGTGGTGACGCGGGCGTTGCGGACAATCAGGTCGGCCATGAGGGGACTCGTGCTGAGGGGGATGCGGGACGACGACCCGGCGGCGTGCTCGAGTGGGGCTTCGAGGCCATCGCCGGGGTACGGAGTAGGCTCGGCGGACGTCAGTGACCGCCGCCCTCGGAGGCGTTGAACATGCTCTTGGCGTACTGCACGCCCAGGCCGTAGCCGCCGCCGTGGGCCACGGCCACGCCCGTCGTCATGGCGTAGGTGGCGCCTCGGGCCCAGTCGCGCTGCAACTCCAGCAGGTACTGGAGGCTCGTCACGGGGATGGCGCCGGCCTGCACCATGCGCTGCACGGCGCGCTCGTGCGCCTCCTGGGAGATGTCACCGCTGGCGTCGGTGATGACATACACCTGGAAGCCCTGGTCGATGGCGGACAACACCGGGCCGACGATGCACACGCTCGTCCAGAGGCCGGCGAACACGACGCGCGCCTTGTCGAAGCGGTTGACCTGGTCGGTGACGTTCGGGTCCTCCCAGCAGTTCATCGTGGTGCGGTCGATGACCTTCGCCTCGGGGAAGACCTCCTTGATTTCGGGGAACAGCGGGCCGGAGAAGCTCTTCTCCGCGACGGTGGTGAGCAGCGTGGGGACGCGGAAGCCCGCGGCGGCCTTGCAGATGAGCGCGGTGTTGTTGCGCAGGAGCGGCAGCTCGATGCTGTGCGTGGCGAAGGCCATCTGCGACTGGTGGTCCACCAGGATGAGCGCGTGGTTGTCCGGGGTGAGCAGGCTCTTGCCGGGCGTGGGGGAGGCGTTGGGCATGGGTCGTCTCGGGGGACTTCGGGGTGTCAGGGAATTGATTTCAGTCCTTGTCATGAAACACGGGGAGGTCCGTGTCGGCATCACCCGAATGGGGGATGCGCCGGCCAGGGGTTCCGCCTCGGGGATGTGAGTCTTTTCACGGGCGGCGACGGGGGTACCTTGCGACGCATGACTTCGAAGGACGCGAACATCCGCATCCTGGTGGTCGACGACCATCCGATGTTGCGTGAAGGGCTCTGCGGGATGATTGCCAGTCAGCCGGACATGACGCTCGTGGCCGAGGCGGAGACGGGCGAGCAGGCGTTGCAGGCGTACCGGGCGCACACGCCGGACATCACGTTGATGGACGTGCAGATGCCGGGGATGAACGGCATCGACGCCATCACCGCCATCCGCGCCGAGTTCCCCACGGCGCGCATCATCGTGCTGACGACGTACAAGGGGGATGCGCAGGCGCTGCGCGCCATCAAGGCGGGGGCGTCCGGCTACCTGCTCAAGAGCATGCTGCGCAAGGAGCTGGTGGAGACCCTCCGCAGCGTGCATGCGGGCCGTCGCCGCATCGCCGCGGACATCGCGTCGGAGCTGGCGGAGCACGTGGCGGATGACGAGCTGACGGCGCGCGAGCGGGAGGTGTTGAGTCGCGTGGCCGCGGGCAACGCGAACAAGGAGGTCGCCGCGCAGATGGGCATCTCCGAGGAGACCGTCAAGACGCACATGAAGAACGTGCTGACGAAGCTCTCCGCGCGGGACAGGACGCACGCCGTGGTGGTGGCGATGCGCCGGGGCATCATCGACCTCTGAGTGCTCAGGGCTTCGGGGCCGTGTCGGCTGTGGCCTCGCGGGTCATCTCCACCATGGTGGGGCGCCAGCCCAGGCGGGCGAACATGCGCTGCGCGGCCTCGTTCTTCGCAGCGGTGTGCAGCACGACGCGCGGCACGCCCAGGGCGGTGAGCCGACGCATCAGCTCCTCGGCGAGCTGGGCGCCCACGCCCGCCTTGCGCGCCTTGGCGTCCACCCAGAGGTCGTGGAAGCCGCCGGAGCGGTCCAACAGGGCGTTCCAGTCCACGGCCTCCACGCGGCCGTAGGCGTAGCCCACCACTTCGCCGTCCATCTCCGCGACGATGACGACGGCGTCGGCCTTCTTCGCCTCGCGTCCCAGCCACCAGCGGTAACCGGACTCGACGTCGTCGGGCATCATGAAGCGCTGTGGGTCGAAGTCGTGGTGGAGCTGCGCGAGCGCCGCGCCCATGCGGCCCAGGGCGGGCTCGTCGGAGGGCTGGGCGGGACGGAGGGTGACGGCCATGCGGATCTCCTGATGCGGGCCGCGCGAGAGGGGCGCGGGGCGGAGAGACTCACACAGGCCCGGAGCCTGTGCACGGCTCGCGTCGTCACTGTGGAGTGGTGGACCGTGTCGTCCAGGGCTGACCGTTGCACGGGAGGGGACGGGTGTCGCGCTGGAGGGCTACGAAAGTCCGGCTGAAAACGGGCCATGGGCTGGAGGGCTACGAAAGTCTGGCTGAAAACGGGCCATGGGCTGGAGGGCTACGAAAGTCCGGCTTAAAGGCAGACGCATGAATGCGTGAGCGATTTGTCTTCACAAAGGACGGCTGCGCGAGCAAGGCTCGAGGAAGAACGCGAGCCTTGAAGATATCTCGTCGTGGAACGGCGCCGGGCCATCACCACGAGGAATCCCGACACGTCCGCCGTGGGAGGTGACGGGGCGGTCCTTCTGCACGCGCTCTGCTGACGTCTGCAAATCAATGAGGGAGGAGCTGTGTATGCCGAAGTCGAGATCGACGGAGTCGAGTCCTGGCAACTCGCGGTCCCACGCATTCCGAAGGGGAAATCGGTCGGACATCCTGACCCTCCTGGTCCTCGCTGCGGGTGGGCGGCTGGAGGCGCGCATGAGGAGGCCCGCCGCGGGGCAGACGGGTGTCACGTTGCAGTTGGCGCTCCGGGTCTGGCACGTGCTCGACCCTGTTCGCTTCCCCTCGCCGAACCTGGATGACTACACCCTCGTCAATGCGGTCGAGGCGGTTCATTTCAGGGGAAAGACCGGACGGACGGAGGGGACCGAGCAGGAGATTCGCGCGGAGGAGAATCTGCGTCGCCTGCGGGGCGTGTTTGCTGGATATGATTGCATCGTGGCCCTGGGGAGGAGCGCGATGACCGCCGTGGAGGCCGCGGGGTTCGAGGCCCTGTACTCGGGAAACCACCCATCCCTGCAGGCCCTCAATCGCATGTACGAATCATCGGAGAAGACGCCCGCGGAGCGGCGGGCGGACCGGGTCGCACAATGGGCCAGGAAGGTGATGGCCTGACGGCGGCGGAGCGAGCGCGGAGGGCGCCTGGGGTTTGCTGTCAGCTGGCGAGCCGCTTGCCCTTGTTGCGCCGACGCTCGCGGAAGTCGGCGCTCAGCGTGTCCACCATGCTCGTCCCCGCGACGCCTGCGACGGCGAGGCCACCGAACATCACCACGTAGCTGGACACCCCCGCGCCACCGCACTCGACGCACGCGATGGCCGGGTCGTCCGGCGCGTAGTGGACGGCCATCTTCGTGCCGGAGGCATACCGGCGCGTCAGTCGCTGCGCGTCCGGCAGTGCGCCCGTGTCGTTGCCGCCGAAGGAGACGGTGTCTGAGGTGTAGTGGCTGCCGCCCACCGAGTATTCGTAGCGCACCTCGGGGTGGAAGCGGGTGTTGCGCCGGTCGTGCATCGTCTGCACGGACGAGGAGACGACGGTGCCCTCGGTGGTGGGCCACTGCTCGCTCGCATGCGCGCGGTACAGCAGGCGCCCGCCTCCATAGGCCAGCATCGCGCCGAACAGCAGCATCAACCCCGTCATCAATCCCTTCATCATCTCGGCCTGTCCTCGCGCTGGCCCTCGGGGGTTCCCGCATGGGCTCACGGTTCGCTTCCTGCAGTGCAGAAGCCGCGCCAGCATCTCTCCTCGGGGCCAGTCATCCGGCGGTGGGGCAATTCGCCCCGCGCGGGGCAGTTCGCCCCACGTCTGTTCGCTCGGGACTCCCCGGAACGGGGCAACGGGGGCAGACTGTGAGGACCATGCCCTCCCTCGACACCGAGCTGGAAACCGCCCGTCGAATCGCCCGTGAAGCAGGCGCCGTGCTGCTCCAGGTCTACGCCACGCCCTTCGCGGTGGAGGACAAGGCGGGCGGGCAGGGGCCCGTCACCGAGGCCGACACCCGCGCCAACGCGCTCATCGTGGACGCGCTGCACCGGGCCTTCCCGAAGGACGGCGTGGTGGCGGAGGAGTCGGAGAACGATGCGGTGGCCACGCGCTTCGAGCGGTGCTGGTTCGTGGACCCGCTCGACGGCACCCAGGAGTTCGTCAACCGCAACGGCGAGTTCGCCATCCACATCGGCCTGGCCATCGGCGGCGAGGCGCGGCTGGGCGTCGTCTATCGGCCGGTGGGCGACAAGCTCTACTCGGGCGTGGTGGGGGAGGGCGGCTTCGTGGAGGAGGCGGGAGCGCGCCGGGCCCTGCGAGTATCGGACGTGGCGGAGCCGTCGTCGTTGCGCCTGGTGGTGTCGCGCTCGCATCGCTCGATGCTGACGAACCAGATTGCGGCGCGGCTGGGGATCGTCCGCATGTACGAGTCCGGCTCCGTGGGCATCAAGTGTGGCCTGCTCGCAGAGTCCGTCGCGGACCTCTACCTGCACACCAGCTCCAAGAGCTACCGCTGGGACAACTGCGCGCCGGAGGCGGTGCTGCGCTCCGCGGGTGGCATCCTCACGGACCTGGGCGGCACGCCGTATCGCTACGACACCGCGGAGCTCCAGAACCTGCGCGGCCTGCTGGCCTGCAACGCCGCGGCCTTTCCTCACGTGCAGCCCGTGGTCACCCGCTTCGCGCGCGAGGCGGGGCTGCTCGACTGACGGCGCATCCCGTCGCGCCCGTTCGAGTGGCGTGGTGCGAAGCGTTGCTCGGACATTCCATCAGCGTGTCGGCACTTCGCGGAACGTGAGCCCCTCGAGTCCGAGGTGGCTCACGGCGTCCTTGAATCGTTCGGTGCTGATGACCATCGTCGCGAGGTTGCCGAGCCGGAACAGGTCCACCTCGGTTGGCAATGAGGCTGCGTCCAGAATCGGGTCGTCGGGGCGCTTCAGTCCCATTCGCCCGCAGGTCTCGCATGGCCCCGGATGGTCTGGCGGCATGCAGTCTCGATGCAGTCGCCCACGGAGTGGGATTTCGAGCTCCAGAAGTTCTGTGGGCTGCTTCTGGCGGAATCGCAGCTCGGTCGGGAAGCCACGGAGGCCGCTCACTGCCTGCTCCTGAAGGCGGTGAAAGGGCTCGTTGTGAATCAGCATGACGGCCGCCGACCACGCGAAGTCCGGGACCTTCCCAGTCACTCTACCGACGAGTGGTCCGAACTCAGTCCCTGGGAGGAGTTGGACCGCGGGCGGCACGAGCGGGCGGACGAGGTCGCGCAGCCGCATGAACTCTTCGTAGGGCTCGGGTCGCGCCTCCTCGAAGGACTCGCTCTCCGTCAGTCGCGACAGGTCGACGCTGGGCAGGTAGTGCCCCGCGCCACTCCAGGTGACCGCGCAGGTGGGGCATGTCCGCAGGCCCGGCAGTCCCCACTTGTGGGACGCGTCCACCAGCCCACCTCGCCGGGTCGCCGCGACGCGGTCCTCGTCCACCCAGAAAAATCGTCGCATTCACCCTCACGTCCCTGGCTGCGAATAGTACGACTGGATGGGGCCACCCAGTAGCTGGAAGCGATAGATGAGCTCGCCCGCGTGTCTGAAGATCGCCTCCGGCGACGCTTCGCCATTGTCCCGTTGAAACTGTCGCCAGGCTTCGTTCCACGCTCCGCCGCGATTGCCTCCACCGTGAATCCTCCGATGAACCTCATAGGGAATCGGTAGCGTGTAGCTGTGGATCTTGACGCCCTGCCGCTTGAACCATCTCGCGAGCCCTTCTTCCTGGGGGAAGATGTGATGCTTCTCCCATCGCCCAGGCGGAAGTCGGTGAGATGGCGGAACGACCCGTTCCGGACCATTCCAGTTGGGGAACGTCATGATGGGTTCGCCCGGCAGCTTCTGGGCACCTCCCCAATTCCGGCGAGGCCCACTTCCCGGAGCCGCTGCCGCGGCGGGTGGGCGGGACGGTGGGAACCGCGCCTGCTCAATCACTCCCTCGAAGCTGTCCTCGCAGCGATAGAAACCGCAGCTTTCTCCGAGGCACAGCAAGGTGACGCACTGGTCCTCATGTGGAGCCTCGCACTCGAGCTCCGCGGATTCCCATGCCTCCTGCAGGGGCGCGGGCGGTGGCGTGGCGCAGGCCATCCACGCCCCTACGAGAATCGATAGACAAAAGGACCGCCAGGTTCGACAGGCAAATGCTTGCATGAATGCCCCCGTGCCAGCATTGGCCACGCAGGGGATATCCATCAAGAACCTGACGCGTCGAGGACGCTGAGGACCTTGCCGTCAGCCTTCATCCGCCGCGTGGCGGAGCTGCGCGAAGAGTCTGGCCAGGTCGGGGAGCTGGTAGTGGGCGTTGAGTCCGCTGGGATTCGGCAGCACCCACAGGCGCGTGGCGCCGAGCGTCTCCGGCTGGAGCCCCAGCTTCGCCTTGGGCCTCGCGAACGCCGTGCGGTACGCCCCCACGCCCAGCACCGCGAGGAAGCGCGGTCGATGGCGGCGGACCTTGGCCTCCAGTCCCTTCGCGCCCGACCTCAACTCCGAGTGATCGAGCTGGTCGGCCGTGGCCGTGGCCCGGTCGACGACGTTGGTGATTCCCAACCCGAATCCCAACAGCTCCCCCTGCTCCGAGGGCAACAACTGCCGGGGCGTGAAGCCCGACTGGTGCATCGTCGGCCAGAAGCGATTGCCCGGCCGCGCGAAGTGGTACCCCACCACCACCGAATACAGGCTGGGATTGATGCCGCAGAAGAGTACGCGCAACCCCGGGCCGACGAGGTCCGGCATGGTACGGCCAGTGGCGGCGTCGAGCTCCTCGCGCGTGGGGCGCCGTGATGCAGGCATGGGCCGCTTCTCGCACCCCTCGCACCCCATGACAACGCTCCGCTGGCGCCCGACGCGTCCGCTGGGGCACGCTGTCGCGATGCGTCCCCGTGGGGACGTCCACCTTCCGATGCTTGGAGCCCCCGCACATGGCGCACATCGTGACGCTGACGCTCAACCCCGCCATCGACGTCGCGACGTCCGTGCCGGAAGTCACGCCCGAGCACAAGCTGCGCTGCGGCTCCGTGCGGAGGGATCCTGGCGGCGGCGGCATCAACGTGGCCCGCGTGGTGCGCGAGCTCGGCGGTGAGTCCATCGCCGTCTACACCCGGGGCGGCGCCACCGGCCTGCTCCTCGAGGAGCTGCTGGAGGAGAAGGGCCTCCTGCGCCGCTCCATCCCCGTGGAGGGCTCCACCCGCGAGAGCTTCACCGTCGCCGAGGGCCACAGCGCCCGCGAGTACCGCTTCATCCTCCCCGGCCCCGTGCTCACCGAGCGCGAATGGCAGCGCTGCCTCACCGCCGTGAGCGAGGTGTCCCAGGACGCCGCCTTCATCGTCGCCAGCGGCAGCCTGCCTCAGGGTGTCCCCGAGGACTTCTACGCCCGCGTCGCCCGGCTGGCGAAGGAGCTCGGCGTGCGCTGCGTGGTGGACACCAGCGGCAAGGCGCTCGCCGCCGCCCTGGAGGAGGGTGTGTTCCTGGCCAAGCCCAACCGCCGCGAGCTGCGGGAGCTGACGGGCATGCAGGTGGAGGACCTGGAGTCCCAGGCCTCGGCCGCCCGGGAGCTGGTCGCCCGGGGCCGCGCCCAGGTTCTCGCCGTCTCCATGGGCGCCGATGGCGCGCTGCTCACCACCCGCGACGTCCAGCTCCGCGCCTCGCCGCCTCCCGTGGAAACCCACAGCTCCGTGGGGGCCGGGGACAGCTTCGTGGCCGGGGTGACGCTGGCGCTCGCCCGGGGCCAGTCCCCGGAGGAGGCCCTGCGCTGGGGCATCGCCTCCGGCACCGCGGCGCTCCTGTCCCAGGGGACCGACCTGTGCGCCCGGGCGGACGTCGAGCGTTTGTTCACGCAGGTGAAGGCGCTCCCCGTGGCGCGTCCGTAACCCGGGTGGGCCTTGCCTCCTCGCACGCAGGCCGGGCGGGGCATCGGCATGTCTCGACAAGGATGGTCGGGATTGGACAGAGTGCGCTCGCGTGTCCGCCCCCACTCCGCCGCTCCCCGCTGATTCCCGTGTTCGCCTCGGCCCCTGGCATTGGGTCGCGCTCCTCGTCGGCGTGACGCCGCTCGTGGTGTACGCGTTCTCGCCGCGCGTCGGTGACCTGGACCTCTACTTCCGCACGGCGCGCGCGTTCCTCACCGGGGCCACCCCCAACCAGGACTTCCGCTTCGAGTATCCGCCCTACGCGCTGCTCTGGTTCGTCCCGGCCGCGTGGCTGCGCACCACGCAGTGGGAGTTCGTCCCCATGTTCGGCCTGCAGCTGGCCATCATGGACGGGCTCATCAAGTGGACGCTGCTCCGCGAGGGCGCGCGCCGCTGGGGCCGCCAGTGGCGCTCCGTCATCCCGTGTCTGGCGTACTCGGTGACGTCGTGGGCGGCGGCGCTCTA from Myxococcus guangdongensis encodes:
- a CDS encoding MFS transporter, whose protein sequence is MPSEAKVAVSPAPVAQEVGALAPLRHATFRTLWLAVLASHIGTWVHDVAAAWFMSERTGSPLMVAAVQSATTLPVVVFALAAGTLADIVDRRRYLITIQLWMLVMATLLAWISMVGELTEWTLLGLTFALGMGAAMAMPAQAATTAELVPRPLLAPAVALSSIGMNIARSVGPALGGLIVARFGAGWAFSVDAVSYLGVLLALVSWRRVKEASTLPSEPFGTALRGGLRYASRSGDLRSVLLKSACFYAFASALPAQLAIVVRKELGAGAGTYGLLLTCIGAGAVAGAVVLPRLRARWGVDRLVLGATLLYALTMVTVAFVRSLPVLGVAMVANGLAWISVLSSLQTATHLSVPTWVRARALSLYIVVFSAGMAGGGLVWGSVSQRFGVPVSLTVAAGAAVLAGFFSLRFRLGQAMARNTAPSAHWPTPQVSDDLGKDQGPVLVTVEYRIAPTGRAAFLPLVHQLGDTRQRDGAVQWGVMEDTTEPGRFLEYFVLGSWMEHLRQHERVTHEEKALQEQLRALHQGAQPPVVHHYVGAAPTPPRFIPSENDA
- a CDS encoding DUF1427 family protein yields the protein MNWKLCVGLLLGLGIGFGCRWLGVPVPAPPALVGALLVVTMTTGYTLTDRLLASRPSRNHIHCGGPTGETQESRS
- a CDS encoding XapX domain-containing protein codes for the protein MTLALIGVALALLIGAGCRLLDIPLPAPPKLQGALLVVAMTVGFLLGERLLG
- a CDS encoding tRNA-uridine aminocarboxypropyltransferase is translated as MSSRVALRPRCDRCYLPSHLCLCAEIPRVQTRTRFLLVQHALEIRKKSNTGRVAALALTNATLLTHGSPADVLDSSLFAEPGTWLLFPDGPELPEDTPPPRQVVVLDGSWSQARRMSQRLPTLRLLPRLVLPPPPPGMLHLREPSHPAGMSTLDAIARAVELLEGPQTAAPLARLAQLRVQRIAECGSLNREAMSQNR
- a CDS encoding amidohydrolase; the encoded protein is MADLIVRNARVTTLDRDLPQAQALAVTDGVVEAVGDERDIMALATAVTRVIDAGGRRLVPGLNDSHIHLIRGGLNYNLELRWDGVRSLADAMAMLREQAARTPAPQWVRVVGGFSEHQFVEKRLPTLDELNAAAPETPVFILHLYDRALLNGAALRAVGYGKDTPEPPGGRIERDARGNPTGLLLASPNALILYATLALGPRLPPEYQLNSTRHFMRELNRLGVTSVIDAGGGFQNYPEDYDIIQKLHADGELTVRIAYNLFTQKKGSEQADFERWTGMLSPRQGDDMMRHNGAGEMLVFSAADFEDFRMPRPELPAGMEGELESVVHLLASKRWPFRIHATYDESIRRVLDVYEKVNREVPLDGLHWFIDHAETISERNIERVRALSGGIAVQHRMVYQGEYFQERYGPQALRRTPPVRKMLELGVPVGAGTDATRVASYNPWVALYWLVTGRTLGGLSMYGEDNLLEREEALRLWTHGSAWFSHEQEKKGLLKQGYLADFTVLSSDYFQVPEESIQHITSVLTVVGGRVVHGTGDFEPMAPRLPRPMPDWSPVNRFGGYQGGTLAQARQAFAKASHAHGDACAVHGHGRTHASRHEVPTSDVTGFWGALGCLCHAF
- a CDS encoding class I SAM-dependent methyltransferase; this encodes MSPREYATAFRLLASTARHPENIARLVAERLSPRMPSSPSLLDVGAGSGKVAQALAPRFGALTLLEPNPEQVAELRLEKAKVLIEPFERFDASERFDLVLCSHVLYHVPPADWPGFIDRLLSFVRPGGHALLVMAAGRGPTFELCRDFADTLNFGQLLLDTMGRMSLAHDVLPAMSGFTARTFEEMFTLCRFFVLEGCFTAEQLAAMGPEQAREMDRKLRLHAERCLRPDGTYQLEQDEDMVLIPKP
- a CDS encoding hydrolase → MPNASPTPGKSLLTPDNHALILVDHQSQMAFATHSIELPLLRNNTALICKAAAGFRVPTLLTTVAEKSFSGPLFPEIKEVFPEAKVIDRTTMNCWEDPNVTDQVNRFDKARVVFAGLWTSVCIVGPVLSAIDQGFQVYVITDASGDISQEAHERAVQRMVQAGAIPVTSLQYLLELQRDWARGATYAMTTGVAVAHGGGYGLGVQYAKSMFNASEGGGH